In Phragmites australis chromosome 17, lpPhrAust1.1, whole genome shotgun sequence, the following are encoded in one genomic region:
- the LOC133896864 gene encoding uncharacterized protein LOC133896864 codes for MGIQRTELRTGVKPFHGTTPNSSIMPLGQIELSVTFGMLNNFRTEKLTFDVTDFETMYNVILGRPMLGKFMAVVHCAYQTLKISGPNGGIIVKGDQHATVKYDKQSLDMVEYFSRAATTPKDANSKRQRHQGVVEAKDSRLISLVGASKSNDAKGKTNDGASNKNTDGCVKAIPLDPSKPSLSVNVGANLDPK; via the coding sequence atgggaattcaaaGAACAGAGCTTAGGACAGGAGTCAAGCCTTTCCATGGCacaactcccaactcatcgatcATGCCTCTCGGCCAGATTGAGCTATCGGTCACATTTGGCATGCTCAACAACTTTCGtacagaaaagctgacctttgatgtcacGGATTTTGAGACAATGTACAATGTGATCTTAGGCcgcccaatgctgggcaagttcatggcagtGGTTCACTGTGCctaccaaacactcaagatctcGGGTCCCAATGGGGGCATTATAGTTAAAGGAGATCAGCACGCAACAGTCAAATACgataagcaaagcctggatatggtcgaataCTTCAGTCGAGCAGCCACCACACCTAAGGACGCaaattctaagcgtcaaagACACCAAGGTGTCGTCGAGGCCAAAGATTCTAGGCTCATAAGTCTTGTTGGTGCTTCAAAATCCAACGACGCCAAAGGCAAGACCAACGATGGCGCTAGCAACAAAAATACTGATGGTTGTGTCAAGGCAATACCCCTCGACCCGTCTAAACCATCCTTGTCAGTTAATGTTGGGGccaatcttgaccccaaatag